In the bacterium genome, one interval contains:
- a CDS encoding SDR family oxidoreductase, which translates to MPGWSEADIPDLGGRTIVITGANSGLGFEAALALAGKGAQVVLACRDQAKGRAAEEQIHARHPRARTTLMALDLSSLADIRRFAAALREAQPRLDVLMNNAGVMALPYRQTADGFEMQFGTNHLGHFALTGLLLDRLLETAGARVVTVSSGAHRMGRIRFDDPQWAQGYRKWPAYGQSKLANLLFAYELQRRLVAAGAGAISVAAHPGYAATNLQAAGPRMQGSSFGERLMDLGNALFAQSAAMGALPQLYAAVAPEARGGAYYGPSGLGELWGHPRAVTSNARSRDAAAARRLWALSEQLTGVTFPLPAAA; encoded by the coding sequence ATGCCTGGCTGGAGCGAAGCGGACATCCCCGATCTCGGCGGCAGGACGATCGTCATCACCGGCGCCAACAGCGGCCTCGGCTTCGAAGCGGCGCTGGCGCTGGCCGGCAAGGGGGCGCAGGTCGTCCTGGCGTGCCGCGATCAGGCCAAGGGCCGCGCCGCCGAAGAGCAGATCCACGCCCGCCATCCGCGGGCGCGGACGACCCTGATGGCGCTCGACCTCTCGAGCCTGGCCGACATCCGCCGCTTCGCCGCCGCGCTGCGCGAGGCGCAGCCGCGCCTCGACGTGCTGATGAACAACGCCGGCGTCATGGCCCTGCCCTACCGGCAGACGGCAGACGGCTTCGAGATGCAATTCGGCACCAACCACCTCGGCCATTTCGCCCTCACCGGCCTGCTGCTCGACCGCCTGCTCGAGACCGCCGGCGCGCGGGTGGTGACGGTGAGCAGCGGCGCCCACCGCATGGGGCGCATCCGCTTCGACGATCCGCAGTGGGCGCAGGGCTATCGCAAGTGGCCGGCCTACGGGCAGAGCAAGCTCGCCAACCTGCTCTTCGCCTACGAGCTGCAGCGCCGGCTGGTCGCGGCGGGCGCCGGCGCGATCAGCGTCGCCGCCCACCCCGGCTATGCCGCCACCAACCTGCAGGCCGCCGGACCGCGCATGCAGGGCTCGTCGTTCGGCGAGCGCCTCATGGACCTCGGCAACGCGCTGTTCGCGCAGAGCGCGGCGATGGGCGCCCTGCCGCAGCTCTACGCCGCGGTGGCGCCGGAGGCGCGCGGCGGCGCGTACTATGGACCGTCGGGCCTCGGCGAGCTGTGGGGGCACCCGCGCGCCGTCACCTCGAACGCGCGCTCGCGCGACGCCGCGGCGGCGCGCCGCCTGTGGGCGCTCTCCGAACAGCTCACCGGCGTCACCTTTCCGCTGCCCGCCGCGGCATGA
- a CDS encoding aldo/keto reductase: protein MDYRRLGNSGLKVSRVCLGTMMFGRWGNADVDDCVRIIDAALDQGVNFIDTANRYNWGESEEIVGRAVRGKRDQLVLATKVFMPGANGVLDRGTSRRHIMLQVEESLRRLGTDWIDLYQLHRHDKDTPLDEVLSALDALVQQGKVRYLGVSTGHAADPVDLQWQGWRMVEALWRCERNRWQRIVCTQPPYSIFARDVERDVFPVCERFGIGAIVWSPLEGGWLAGRYRRGQPAPPDSRGANETEFGMFVRDNFDLASPRGQRRLEVVETLVGMAEELGVPLAAYAQAWALRHPAVTSIIVGPRLMRHLDAGIAALAVSIPEPHLARIDALAPPGTRS, encoded by the coding sequence ATGGACTACCGCCGACTGGGCAATTCCGGACTCAAGGTCTCTCGCGTCTGCCTCGGCACGATGATGTTCGGGCGCTGGGGCAACGCGGACGTCGACGACTGCGTGCGCATCATCGACGCCGCCCTCGACCAGGGCGTGAACTTCATCGACACCGCCAATCGCTACAACTGGGGCGAGTCGGAGGAGATCGTCGGCCGGGCGGTGCGCGGCAAGCGCGACCAGCTCGTGCTGGCGACCAAGGTGTTCATGCCGGGCGCCAACGGCGTGCTCGACCGCGGCACCTCGCGCCGCCACATCATGCTGCAGGTCGAGGAGAGTCTGCGCCGTCTCGGCACCGATTGGATCGACCTCTACCAGTTGCACCGCCACGACAAGGACACGCCGCTGGACGAGGTGCTGAGCGCGCTCGACGCGCTGGTGCAGCAGGGCAAGGTGCGCTACCTCGGCGTCTCCACCGGCCACGCCGCCGATCCGGTCGACCTGCAGTGGCAGGGCTGGCGCATGGTCGAGGCGCTGTGGCGGTGCGAGCGCAACCGCTGGCAGCGCATCGTCTGCACCCAGCCGCCGTACTCGATCTTCGCCCGCGACGTCGAGCGCGACGTCTTCCCGGTCTGCGAGCGCTTCGGCATCGGCGCCATCGTCTGGAGCCCGCTCGAGGGGGGCTGGCTCGCCGGCCGCTACCGCCGGGGACAGCCGGCGCCGCCCGACTCGCGCGGCGCCAACGAGACCGAGTTCGGCATGTTCGTGCGCGACAACTTCGATCTCGCGAGCCCGCGCGGGCAGCGCCGGCTCGAGGTGGTCGAGACCCTGGTCGGCATGGCCGAGGAGCTCGGCGTGCCGCTCGCCGCCTATGCGCAGGCGTGGGCGCTGCGCCACCCGGCGGTGACCAGCATCATCGTCGGCCCGCGGCTGATGCGGCATCTCGACGCCGGCATCGCGGCGCTCGCCGTGTCCATTCCCGAGCCGCACCTGGCGCGCATCGACGCGCTGGCGCCGCCCGGGACCCGGAGCTGA
- a CDS encoding FAD-dependent oxidoreductase, producing the protein MAFEHLFTPLRIGPVEARNRIVFGAHFTMFSEPNPVVGEPGFFGARLGRYLADRAGGGAGVVIAGQAQVHPTTAYQMANNACAWRPEAVPHFRAVSGAVRAHGALAFLQLAHNGGVNQGPWSKQPAWAPSAVANSLEPPKPMEPEDIAAVIAGFADSARHAAAGGFDGVELHAAHGYLLHEFLSPRSNRRDDAYGGSLEHRLRLTVEVLEAVRAAVGPRIAVGLRLVGDEETPGGLTADDAAAVAARLEAGGLVDFLDVSVGISGIGMVRPLYVPHAFASYAARAVKAAVARTPVFTVHRILEPAEAEAILARGDADAVTLVRALIADPEWPAKARRGATAEIRRCTGCNQGCYGNLTQGLPITCVTNPAVGRDGELGLGTLTPAAAAKHVVVIGGGPGGLEAAWVAAARGHRVTLLERGDALGGKIRLAERLPGRGELAAFADWRIGECARRGVDVRLRHAATPESVLALAPDAVIVATGARPTLDAPAKAWPLLPIPGAAPPFALDHEAALVQLDQLAGRVVVFDVVGHIEGIGLGELLARRGVEVTVATPLATPMLLDRETAGYALPRAAQAGMRWRPNTGVVAAGDRSVTLVDVFSRQTDVVRDVDRLVIRTHGAADDGLYHALRGRVPSVARVGDAVAARWIDRAIFDGHLAGRRV; encoded by the coding sequence GTGGCCTTCGAGCACCTGTTCACGCCGCTGCGCATCGGGCCGGTCGAGGCGCGCAACCGCATCGTCTTCGGCGCCCACTTCACGATGTTCTCGGAACCGAATCCGGTGGTCGGCGAGCCGGGCTTCTTCGGCGCGCGGCTCGGCCGCTATCTCGCCGATCGCGCCGGTGGCGGGGCCGGCGTGGTGATCGCCGGGCAGGCGCAGGTGCATCCGACGACCGCCTACCAGATGGCGAACAACGCCTGCGCCTGGCGTCCCGAGGCGGTGCCGCACTTCCGCGCCGTCAGCGGCGCGGTGCGCGCGCACGGCGCCCTCGCCTTCCTGCAGCTCGCGCACAACGGCGGCGTCAACCAGGGACCGTGGTCGAAGCAGCCGGCGTGGGCGCCGTCGGCGGTGGCGAATTCGCTCGAGCCGCCGAAGCCGATGGAGCCGGAGGACATCGCCGCGGTGATCGCCGGCTTCGCCGACTCGGCGCGCCACGCCGCGGCCGGCGGCTTCGACGGCGTCGAGCTGCACGCCGCGCACGGCTACCTGCTGCACGAGTTTCTCTCGCCGCGCAGCAACCGGCGCGACGACGCCTACGGCGGCAGCCTGGAGCATCGCCTGCGCCTCACCGTCGAGGTCCTGGAAGCCGTGCGCGCGGCGGTCGGGCCGCGCATCGCCGTCGGCCTGCGCCTGGTCGGCGACGAGGAGACGCCGGGCGGCCTGACCGCCGACGACGCGGCGGCGGTGGCGGCGCGGCTCGAAGCGGGCGGGCTGGTGGACTTCCTCGACGTCAGCGTCGGCATCTCCGGCATCGGCATGGTGCGGCCGCTGTACGTGCCGCACGCCTTCGCCTCGTACGCGGCGCGGGCGGTGAAAGCGGCCGTCGCCCGCACGCCGGTGTTCACCGTCCATCGCATCCTCGAGCCCGCCGAGGCGGAGGCGATCCTGGCGCGCGGCGACGCCGACGCGGTGACGCTGGTGCGGGCGCTGATCGCCGATCCGGAGTGGCCGGCGAAGGCGCGGCGCGGCGCAACGGCGGAGATCCGGCGCTGCACCGGCTGCAACCAGGGCTGCTACGGCAACCTGACCCAGGGCCTGCCGATCACCTGCGTCACCAACCCCGCGGTCGGCCGCGACGGCGAGCTCGGCCTCGGCACGCTGACGCCGGCAGCGGCGGCGAAGCACGTCGTGGTCATCGGCGGCGGCCCCGGCGGGCTGGAGGCGGCGTGGGTGGCGGCGGCGCGCGGTCATCGCGTGACGCTGCTCGAACGCGGCGACGCGCTCGGCGGCAAGATCCGCCTCGCCGAGCGCCTGCCCGGCCGCGGCGAGCTGGCGGCGTTCGCCGACTGGCGCATCGGCGAGTGCGCGCGCCGCGGCGTGGACGTCCGCCTGCGCCACGCGGCGACACCGGAGAGCGTGCTGGCGCTGGCCCCCGACGCGGTGATCGTCGCCACCGGCGCCCGCCCCACCCTCGACGCGCCGGCCAAGGCGTGGCCGCTGCTGCCGATCCCCGGCGCCGCGCCGCCGTTCGCGCTCGACCACGAAGCGGCGCTGGTGCAGCTCGACCAGCTCGCCGGGCGCGTCGTGGTCTTCGACGTCGTCGGCCACATCGAGGGCATCGGCCTGGGCGAGCTGTTGGCCCGCCGCGGCGTCGAGGTCACGGTGGCGACGCCGTTGGCGACGCCGATGCTGCTCGACCGCGAAACCGCCGGCTACGCGCTGCCGCGCGCCGCGCAGGCCGGCATGCGCTGGCGGCCGAACACCGGCGTGGTCGCCGCCGGCGACCGCAGCGTCACGCTGGTCGACGTGTTCTCGCGCCAGACGGACGTGGTGCGCGACGTGGACCGCCTCGTCATCCGCACCCACGGGGCAGCGGACGACGGGCTGTACCACGCGTTGCGCGGGCGGGTGCCGAGCGTCGCGCGGGTCGGCGACGCGGTCGCCGCGCGCTGGATCGATCGCGCCATCTTCGACGGCCACCTGGCCGGCCGGCGGGTGTGA
- a CDS encoding class I SAM-dependent methyltransferase, translating into MHNADMQTATTAEEVLRAFDRYAYRARQYGLTVSLAIPGRLFGLLRSPFTRFDREVIAVLQRRYEALLARDLANVERGDYPRDLLYQLPLLRYLRQVPAALTDLPRFLWRSVAERHDDLPADVDRSRYPHYYLRTFHWQTDGWLSDHSARLYDPSVEFLFAGTADTMRRMAIPPLVAALRGIARPRLLDVACGTGRFLLQLSRALPGAKLYGVDLSPPYLEHAQTLLAGRGVSLVNENAEAMPWADASFDAVASVFLFHELPSDARRRVAEEMFRVVKPGGAVVVCDSAQLADSREIEPVLRHFPAAYHEPYYKGYLRDDLAALLAEAGFAVESSEPHLVSKVVVARRPRRPARRRTGRP; encoded by the coding sequence ATGCACAATGCGGACATGCAGACCGCGACCACCGCCGAGGAGGTCCTGCGCGCGTTCGATCGCTACGCCTACCGCGCCCGCCAGTACGGGCTGACGGTGTCGCTGGCCATCCCGGGGCGGCTGTTCGGCCTGCTCCGCTCGCCGTTCACCCGGTTCGACCGCGAGGTGATCGCCGTCCTGCAGCGCCGGTACGAGGCCCTCCTCGCGCGCGACCTGGCCAACGTCGAGCGCGGCGACTATCCGCGCGACCTGCTCTATCAGTTGCCGCTGCTGCGCTACCTGCGCCAGGTGCCGGCGGCGCTGACCGATCTGCCCCGCTTCCTGTGGCGCAGCGTCGCCGAGCGGCACGACGACCTGCCCGCCGACGTCGATCGCAGCCGCTACCCGCACTACTACCTGCGGACGTTCCACTGGCAGACCGACGGCTGGCTCAGCGACCATTCCGCCCGTCTCTACGACCCGAGCGTCGAATTCCTCTTCGCCGGCACCGCCGACACCATGCGCCGCATGGCGATCCCGCCCCTGGTGGCGGCGCTGCGCGGCATCGCCCGGCCGCGCCTGCTCGATGTCGCCTGCGGCACCGGCCGCTTCCTGCTGCAGCTCAGCCGCGCCCTGCCGGGCGCCAAGCTGTACGGCGTCGACCTGAGCCCCCCCTACCTCGAGCACGCCCAGACGCTCCTGGCGGGACGGGGGGTGAGCCTGGTGAACGAGAACGCGGAGGCGATGCCGTGGGCGGACGCCTCCTTCGACGCCGTCGCCTCGGTCTTCCTCTTCCACGAGCTGCCGTCCGACGCGCGCCGGCGCGTCGCCGAGGAGATGTTCCGGGTGGTCAAGCCCGGCGGCGCGGTCGTGGTCTGCGATTCCGCCCAACTCGCCGACAGCCGCGAGATCGAGCCGGTGCTGCGCCATTTCCCGGCCGCCTATCACGAGCCGTACTACAAGGGGTATCTGCGCGACGATCTCGCCGCGCTGCTGGCCGAGGCCGGCTTCGCGGTGGAGTCGAGCGAGCCGCATCTGGTATCGAAGGTCGTGGTCGCCCGTCGTCCGCGCCGCCCCGCGCGGCGGCGGACGGGACGCCCGTGA
- a CDS encoding tRNA-(ms[2]io[6]A)-hydroxylase: MLRLRTPTVPDWVGAVRDHVDAFLQDHAANERKVSASALQLAVQHPERHPLVDAMVALAREELEHFARVHALLRQRDKGLAQDAPDAYMGALHRLIRKADVHTFLLDRLLVFGIVEARACERFGLLAAGLPDPALRAFYAELTRAEARHHALFVRLAHDVAPGAAVSARLAQLLDAEAEIVAALPVRPALH, translated from the coding sequence ATGCTGCGCCTGCGAACGCCCACCGTGCCGGACTGGGTCGGCGCCGTCCGCGACCACGTCGACGCCTTCCTCCAGGACCACGCCGCCAACGAGCGGAAGGTGTCGGCAAGCGCCCTGCAACTGGCGGTGCAGCACCCGGAGCGACACCCGCTGGTCGACGCCATGGTGGCCCTGGCGCGCGAGGAGCTCGAGCACTTCGCCCGCGTCCACGCGCTGCTCCGCCAGCGCGACAAGGGCCTCGCCCAGGACGCGCCCGATGCCTACATGGGGGCGCTGCACCGGCTCATCCGCAAGGCCGACGTCCACACCTTCCTGCTCGACCGGCTGCTGGTGTTCGGCATCGTCGAGGCGCGCGCCTGCGAGCGCTTCGGCCTCCTCGCCGCGGGCCTGCCGGACCCCGCGTTGCGGGCGTTCTACGCCGAGCTGACGCGCGCCGAAGCGCGCCACCACGCCCTGTTCGTGCGCCTCGCGCACGACGTCGCGCCGGGCGCGGCGGTGTCCGCCCGCCTGGCCCAGCTCCTCGACGCGGAGGCGGAGATCGTCGCCGCCCTGCCCGTCCGCCCGGCGCTGCACTGA
- a CDS encoding PIG-L family deacetylase, with protein sequence MAAAARRVLGCFPHPDDEMFAAGLLAWCADRGAEVRLLCATRGERGVDRRRHIPQGSALAAHRSGELANACAALGVAAPAFAELPDGGVADADRAAAVALVRRHLERLRPTLVVSLGPDGAYGHRDHLAWTAIVAAAVRALPAAQTPRLLHAVFPRDHFAPLRELGRRAGAVGEPGAAALGVDPAQVELRLDVRALAERKLAACRAHDSQLDTAGPFFRRLFAPLLAEEWYVVAHGPALPPDARDPFAGL encoded by the coding sequence ATGGCCGCCGCCGCGCGCCGCGTGCTCGGCTGCTTTCCCCATCCCGACGACGAGATGTTCGCCGCCGGCCTGCTCGCCTGGTGCGCCGATCGCGGCGCCGAGGTGCGCCTGCTGTGCGCCACCCGCGGGGAGCGCGGCGTCGATCGCCGCCGCCACATCCCCCAGGGCAGCGCGCTGGCGGCGCACCGCAGCGGCGAGCTCGCGAACGCCTGCGCGGCGCTCGGGGTCGCCGCGCCGGCGTTCGCCGAGCTGCCGGACGGCGGCGTCGCCGACGCCGACCGCGCCGCCGCCGTCGCCCTGGTGCGCCGGCACCTCGAACGATTGCGCCCGACGCTGGTGGTGAGCCTCGGCCCGGACGGCGCCTACGGCCACCGCGACCACCTCGCCTGGACCGCGATCGTCGCCGCCGCGGTGCGCGCCCTGCCGGCCGCGCAGACGCCGCGGCTGCTGCACGCGGTCTTCCCGCGCGACCATTTCGCCCCCCTGCGCGAGCTCGGGCGGCGGGCCGGCGCGGTCGGCGAGCCCGGCGCCGCCGCGCTCGGCGTCGACCCCGCACAGGTCGAGCTGCGGCTCGACGTGCGCGCCCTGGCGGAGCGCAAGCTCGCCGCCTGCCGCGCCCACGACTCGCAGCTCGACACCGCGGGTCCCTTCTTCCGCCGCCTGTTCGCGCCGCTGCTCGCCGAGGAGTGGTACGTCGTCGCGCACGGGCCGGCGCTGCCGCCGGACGCGCGCGATCCCTTCGCCGGGCTCTGA
- a CDS encoding glycosyltransferase family 4 protein — MRVLHLTRDLPPRSLGGISTAVGGLVRASARHGLSVSVLSFDAWRPTRAAVPEPCEPADENGVQVLRVTQVEHLGAARAFARAMRPDLLHVHHGMLWPFAASLRDDLGVPAVKTVHVVQREMNALRRTAEHTRSLAGQEAALAAADRIIVPSRAAAAALAPYGDAVAARLRVAPHGIDDSPAARASVAARTTPYDDAPLLAVSRFDEAKGTSMLFGVLLRALARIRNAEAVIAGGVPANLRAELQWRKRWEVQAPPTIRERARFTGWVGPDVLERQYTAALLLVIASPFETFGMTALEAMLFGVPVVTTPAGGIPEVVENGVAGLVCSYPDVEILAAHTIALMRDPLRAMELGERGAALARARHLWEHKLQGVLAVYRELAS, encoded by the coding sequence ATGCGCGTCCTCCACCTCACCCGCGACCTGCCGCCGCGCAGTCTCGGCGGCATCTCGACCGCGGTCGGCGGCCTGGTGCGCGCCAGCGCCCGCCACGGGTTGTCGGTGTCCGTGCTGTCGTTCGACGCCTGGCGGCCGACGCGCGCCGCGGTGCCCGAGCCCTGCGAGCCGGCCGACGAGAACGGCGTCCAGGTGCTGCGCGTCACCCAGGTCGAGCACCTCGGCGCGGCGCGCGCCTTCGCGCGCGCCATGCGCCCGGACCTGCTGCACGTCCATCACGGCATGCTGTGGCCCTTCGCCGCCAGCCTGCGCGACGACCTCGGCGTGCCGGCGGTCAAGACGGTGCACGTCGTGCAGCGCGAGATGAACGCCCTGCGCCGCACCGCCGAGCACACCCGGAGCCTCGCCGGCCAGGAGGCGGCGCTGGCGGCGGCGGACCGCATCATCGTGCCCTCACGGGCCGCGGCGGCGGCGCTGGCGCCGTACGGCGACGCGGTGGCGGCGCGCCTGCGCGTGGCGCCGCACGGCATCGACGACTCGCCGGCGGCGCGGGCCAGCGTGGCGGCGCGCACGACGCCGTACGACGACGCGCCGCTGCTGGCGGTGAGCCGCTTCGACGAGGCGAAGGGGACGTCGATGTTGTTCGGCGTCCTGCTGCGCGCCCTGGCGCGCATCCGCAACGCGGAAGCGGTGATCGCCGGCGGCGTGCCGGCGAACCTGCGCGCCGAGCTGCAGTGGCGCAAGCGGTGGGAGGTGCAGGCGCCGCCGACGATCCGCGAGCGCGCCCGCTTCACCGGCTGGGTCGGCCCCGACGTCCTGGAGCGCCAGTACACGGCGGCGCTGCTGTTGGTGATCGCCAGCCCGTTCGAGACCTTCGGCATGACGGCGCTCGAGGCGATGCTGTTCGGCGTGCCGGTGGTCACGACGCCCGCCGGCGGCATTCCCGAGGTCGTCGAGAACGGCGTCGCCGGCCTGGTGTGCTCCTACCCCGACGTCGAGATCCTCGCCGCCCACACCATCGCCCTGATGCGCGATCCGCTGCGCGCCATGGAGCTCGGCGAGCGCGGCGCCGCGCTCGCCCGCGCCCGCCATCTCTGGGAGCACAAGCTGCAGGGGGTTCTCGCCGTGTACCGCGAGCTGGCGAGCTGA
- a CDS encoding alpha/beta fold hydrolase, which produces MRMPDCDAPGGGRMAWEESGRGERAAVLLHGWCCDRSYLAPQRAALAATHRVIAIDLPGHGTNDAPRRDYGVPALAADVAWLCDRLGLERPLLIGHSLGGAIAIEMAVERPQRVAAAVALDTTIGPAPETRRAWAALLDALAGPDFRAAARDAIGRLYFLPSDDAARRERIIAAMTALPQHVMRDGFAGIAAWDSERAVAALRVPFLHIARSLGGTDHAHLRQLCRRAHTGRVVGSGHFVQLEVPDQVNAMIGRFVELI; this is translated from the coding sequence ATGCGGATGCCGGATTGCGACGCCCCCGGCGGCGGCCGGATGGCATGGGAGGAATCGGGGCGCGGCGAGCGGGCCGCGGTCCTCCTGCACGGCTGGTGCTGCGATCGCAGCTACCTGGCGCCGCAGCGGGCGGCGCTCGCGGCGACCCACCGGGTGATCGCCATCGACCTGCCCGGGCACGGGACGAACGACGCGCCGCGGCGCGACTACGGCGTGCCGGCGCTCGCCGCCGACGTCGCCTGGCTCTGCGATCGCCTCGGGCTCGAGCGGCCGCTGCTGATCGGCCACAGCCTGGGCGGCGCGATCGCCATCGAGATGGCGGTGGAGCGGCCGCAGCGCGTCGCCGCCGCCGTCGCCCTCGACACCACCATCGGACCGGCGCCGGAGACGCGCCGCGCCTGGGCGGCGCTGCTCGACGCGCTCGCCGGACCCGACTTCCGGGCGGCCGCCCGCGACGCCATCGGCCGGCTCTACTTCCTGCCCTCGGACGACGCGGCGCGGCGCGAGCGGATCATCGCCGCGATGACCGCCCTGCCGCAGCACGTGATGCGCGACGGCTTCGCCGGCATCGCCGCCTGGGACTCCGAGCGCGCGGTCGCGGCGCTGCGCGTTCCCTTCCTGCACATCGCCCGCAGCCTCGGCGGCACCGATCACGCCCACCTGCGCCAGCTCTGTCGGCGCGCCCACACCGGCCGCGTCGTCGGCTCCGGCCACTTCGTCCAACTGGAAGTGCCGGATCAGGTGAACGCCATGATCGGGCGCTTCGTGGAACTGATCTGA
- a CDS encoding acyl-CoA dehydrogenase family protein: MELELSDTERLLRDTFRQYFTTQIDPHVPAMERGELLPYPLMRQMHQALGLDQMMASMGRERGGGGDGGFDANTARYARTTFTVEMARVSPSFALSYGASLGLFGANVAGKGSPEQVQRFALPVLRCEKIGSWGLTEPGAGSDALRGMKTTARRDGDSYILNGSKTFITNAPFADVFLIYARVQGGELDGSIQPFIVERDTPGLTTGPPMRKMGMRGSPTGEVFLDEVRVSADQLLGGGVRQRDHVKSSLAVERGGLSVLSYGIAERCFEIARDYARGRQQFGQAIANYQLVQGRLARMYTALSNCRRIVYADYLAGRALKESVADVCAGKLYCAEMGTFVAFEAIHILAGNGYMEEYVVERLARDAKLIELGGGTTEMQILTIAREILQG; this comes from the coding sequence ATGGAGCTGGAGCTGTCCGACACCGAACGCCTGCTGCGCGATACCTTCCGCCAGTACTTCACCACGCAGATCGACCCGCACGTACCGGCGATGGAGCGCGGCGAGCTGTTGCCCTATCCGCTGATGCGCCAGATGCACCAGGCGCTCGGCCTCGACCAGATGATGGCGTCGATGGGCAGGGAGCGCGGTGGCGGCGGCGATGGCGGCTTCGACGCCAACACGGCGCGTTACGCGCGCACCACCTTCACGGTCGAGATGGCGCGCGTCAGCCCGTCGTTCGCCCTCAGCTACGGCGCCAGCCTCGGCCTGTTCGGCGCCAACGTCGCCGGCAAGGGCTCGCCCGAGCAGGTGCAGCGCTTCGCGTTGCCGGTGCTGCGCTGCGAGAAGATCGGCTCTTGGGGGCTCACGGAGCCGGGCGCCGGCAGCGACGCCCTGCGCGGCATGAAGACCACCGCCCGGCGCGACGGCGACTCCTACATCCTCAACGGCAGCAAGACCTTCATCACCAACGCCCCGTTCGCCGACGTCTTCCTCATCTACGCCCGCGTCCAGGGCGGCGAGCTCGACGGCTCGATCCAGCCGTTCATCGTCGAGCGCGACACGCCGGGGCTCACCACCGGGCCGCCGATGCGGAAGATGGGGATGCGCGGCTCGCCGACCGGCGAGGTGTTCCTCGACGAGGTGCGGGTGTCCGCCGACCAGCTTCTCGGCGGCGGCGTGCGCCAGCGCGATCACGTCAAGTCGAGCCTCGCGGTCGAGCGCGGCGGCCTGTCGGTCCTCTCCTACGGCATCGCCGAGCGCTGCTTCGAGATCGCCCGCGACTACGCCCGCGGCCGCCAGCAGTTCGGCCAGGCGATCGCCAACTACCAGCTCGTGCAGGGCCGGCTGGCGCGCATGTACACGGCGCTCTCCAACTGCCGGCGCATCGTCTACGCCGACTACCTCGCCGGCCGGGCGCTCAAGGAATCGGTGGCCGACGTCTGCGCCGGCAAGCTCTATTGCGCCGAGATGGGCACCTTCGTCGCCTTCGAGGCCATCCACATCCTCGCCGGCAACGGCTACATGGAGGAGTACGTCGTCGAACGCCTGGCCCGCGACGCCAAGCTGATCGAGCTCGGCGGCGGCACCACCGAGATGCAGATCCTCACCATCGCGCGCGAGATCCTGCAGGGCTGA